TCTGAACTGGGTTGAGGTGAACAAATGGCCACTTGCATCTGTAGCTTTATACAAATACTAACAtactgtgatttgtttttttgatctAATCTTCCCAACCCACTTCCTATTGCCCTTACAAAAAAAGatatcaattttgaaaaaaactaGAGGTATGATTTACAAAAAATCTTATCCTGAGTTAGTTAATCATTTATGATTAACTCATTACTGAATTCCTTTTTATCTGTTATCATGTAATGGGCCGGCCATGATACGTTTTATTGAACCAACACAGGAATTATCCAAAATGTTGCTGTATTTGAGCTTTTGAGATTACAGATATGATTATAAAACTCTTGTGGTATTGGTGTTTCATGTACTAGAGTGTTTGCTAATAAATGTAATGTTGTTTCAACGAAAGATATCCTAATAACATTGATGTGACTAGAAGAAGAAGCCTCAGTCATTCGATTATGTATCTTGGCATTAcagtcttgcatgcaagattACATTTCATTTATCTGTAGAGCTTCCAGGAATAAAATTAACTACTGGAAACAGTAcatccactgaatatctggttcTATCTGCCAGGACCCCGTCTCTTCTTATGTTGTGCTATTTGTATTGTTCTTTTCATTATGTATGCTGTCTCGTTCCCTGCCCCCAAACCTTGGAGAGCgcaggtaataaatattttaaataaataaataaaatatacaatgggCATCACCTTAtcaaatttatttaataattAGGGTATACCTTTATTAACATTGTCAGATATCACAATCTTAGAATCAGAACAGCACAgcaagaaggagagagaaagtgaaaatAGTCATCTTTTCTGGGTTTCACATTATGAAGGAGATAAATCACTAATTTAcatattatggggcagattttaaaagccttacgcacgtacgggggggttacgcgtgccaggcctattttcaaaaggcccagtggcgcgcatgtaagtcccagggcttgaaaaaatgggtggtctgggggcgtggcgtggccggggaatcgcgtgccagcagttggccggcaggcgaaacttgtgaaataaaggtatgggggttttttttgggctggagggcaggacaggtaggggaaggaaagttataaaattgggtgtacatttgtgcactccAGGTAGCATgcacgtacattttaaaatctgcccctgtctgCTCATTATTCTAATTTTCCATTCATAGCAACAAGCTAGAATGTTAGCTACACTCTCCATCCTGCACATCTCTACATTGATCTAATATTGACTAGAAATTGGTCTAATCATCTCAAAATTATCTAGTCTATAGTGCCATCCAGTGGATGCAGTTTGCAAAAATCAAAAAGTTTTTACAGTAGTTTTCAAAACCTTGTACCTAGATTTACTATACTGCTAACACAGTGCAAGTATTTCTAAATGTTACATTTATACATACGGGTAGATACTCCCTTTCTTAATACCATGACTTCATAATAACGAGGAGAGGTAAGTCATTGTATCcttattttcatgtttttatcactgtctctgatgtttgaagATCACAGTCCTCTGGGGCTCCCCTCTGGTTCACAAAAGAGGCACTGGTGGTATGATCCTTTGCGAGCTTTATACAAAGAAAGAAACAGGTCCAAGAACCACAAATTTCAGCCCTTGTTTATCAGTAGGAGAATCCCCAATTTCTGGGACGTTCTGGGTGTTAAGTTGTATTTATATGGAGATTCTGgatccttgcaaaaaaaaaaagctatagagCAAATGATGTCTACAGCTTGGGTTTGTAACTGGTGTATCTCCTCTACTTCAGATACAACTGAATGTTGGACATGCCCAGATGACCACTGGCCTAATGAGATTCGAGACAAATGTCTGCCAAAAGTCATCGAGTTCCTGTCCTACCAACAGCCCCTGGGAGCAACTTTGGCCATTGTTGCCGTTGTCTTGTGTTTTGTCACCATCTTCATCCTTTTAATCTTCTGCCGGTTCCGGGACACTCCTATTGTGAAGGCCAACAATCGAGGCCTCAGCTATCTCCTCCTCTGCACTCTCATGCTTTGCTTCCTCAGTTCCTTAACATTTGTAGGCCTTCCCATGAAATTCACCTGCATAGCCCGCCAGCCTGCCTTTGGCTTCATcttcactgtcagtgtctcttgcATACTGGCAAAAACCATCATGGTGGTCATTGCCTTCAAAGCTGTCAACCCCCGAAATCACCTGAGAAAATGGGTTGGGCCCAAAATACCCAACCTAATTGTTATTTTCTGCTCCTTCATTCAACTAGCTATCTGCACTTATTGGATTTCTAGCCATCCTTCCTTTCCTGAGAAAAACTCCAGATCTGAAAGTGGGAAGATAATCATTGAGTGCAATGATGGGATGACCATACTCTTCTACTGCATGCTGGGATATATGGGCTTCCTGGCCATCATTAGCTTCATTgtggccttcctggctaggacaTTACCTGACAGCTTCAATGAGGCCAAGTTTATCACCTTCAGCATGCTGGTCTTTGTGAGTGTCTGGCTGTCTTTCATTCCCGCCTACCTCAGCACACAGGGGAAGAACATGGTTGCAGTGGAGATCTTTGCCATTCTGTCTTCTGGTGCGGGGTTACTCTTCCTAATCTTTCTCCCTAAGTGTTACATTATTCTCCTACGACCAGAAATGAACACCAAAGAACActttcaaggaaaaaaaatgcaacatgAAAAGAAAGTTTAGAAATTGAATGGCCGCTTGGATTGGCACGAGGGATATGACGCAGACTGGATATGCCAAATGATCTTTATATGTTGTCATCTACTACATCCTTGTTGATGGCTCGGTTGATTATGCACAGGCATACATCCGTCTACAGTTATCAATAGAAAAATAGTTATGCCAGTGTGTTTGGTTATTCATGCACACTCTTACCCATTGTGACCTTCATATATTGCAGATAGAGTCCTACCAATGTGTTAAGCATCATACACACAGCCACAACACTCAGTGTGATTtcctcctatatatatatatatatatatataaagagaaacATATCTCAGTGGGGAACGCTATTGTATACTTTATCCCCACTTCTCCACTGCACACACACCAAGTACCACTTGGTCATCCAGCAGAAAAGTCAAGCCGCACAAGTTGGCCTTTATGTGAAGCATGTGGCAACAGAAAGTAGGAAGGGGGTGTGTCAAAGTGCCAAACagatttctctctttcctttgccCTCCAGGAACATGCATCATGGAACACACTCATAACCCACACTGCAGGGGGTCCCCTCCTGGCATGCCCTTTATCCTCTCAAGTTTTATTCTGCTATGACACACAAAGCTGAGTGGAAAAGTAGAGGAGAAAGTCACCCATCCCAACTGGGATTCCACGTCTCCTCTTTTTAGGTGATTCCCTCACTACCCAGAGAAATAGCGTTCCCCAGTTTTTCACCTTGTTACAACCCCTCTCTCCCTGTGTGATACACTGTAGGAAACCTGAAGAAGAAATCTGTGAGATCCAGAGAGCTAAATTATCTTTTCTGTTGGTCCTTTGAAAGGTATCACTACCTACATTGTACATGAAGAACAGGAAAAtatttaggggggggggatttatgggaggggaggagggttgAGGGTCAGAGGTCTGGCCAGAGGTCTGGCCACAGGGTGGCGGCACTGAGCCATGGCTAGAGGGGCATTCTGGAGTCAGATATTTTACATTTGCTTGCACGCTGCCCAAAGATTATAGttgcatgttcttatgcacaTCTGTCTCTGATCCTTTATATTCACACcagtctgtgcttttttttttttgaaaaaataaagggTAAGCTATGATTCTTAACTAATTTTCTCTCTACTGCTTTTATTTCATTACTGTGTTGATTGTCTTGTGGTTCTGGAAAACACCAAGCCATTTGACTTTGATTACAAGATGAATGATTAGCAGGATGCCTACATCCATGGGGGGGATCTCAAACATCTTCACAGTCACAGCGCCTCAGAAATCAAAGTTTGTAGAGATTTAATTACGTATCAAGATTTAAGTACACCCCTTCTTCCATACAGGGGCAACCAGGAGAATAAGTTATTTCCAGTTAACAATTGGATGTATCGGGACTTACTTGTAAACAAGCAATGCATAATAGACAGCAAGATAAAGCAATAAGAAAAAAGAGGAATAAAGTAAAAACAGCTTTGGAAgaataatgagagagagagcgcacatcTGTATATGGTCAATCTGACACTATATAGGTACCACTgaagaggggcactttgaattggggtgggtttttggggttaggatgaaaagtataactggattgttctagttatacttttcatccattataatgactacaaatctttagtgatgtcaattttactatgaatacctcagaatgtttctgtaaccccccccccccccccaccttcccaaatCCACCCCGATTCCAAGCTCCCCTCTACAGTGGTTCATACGTATCGAGtatcagactgactctatacagaggaaAGATTCTGTATACTTGTGTGAGTCCCATGGGAAAGGCTCTCTGTCCTTGCGCCCATCCTCCCAGAGCCATTCTTTCTTGCTTCTCCATACATCTTTGGAACCTAAGTAACTCTGACAGTTTTAACATTCTCTCTCTGTATGTCCATGGTGGATGTATTCCTTGCTGAGCACCAAAGCGTTAATCTTCCCATTTTCTGAAATGGAAAGCAAAAATAAGGAATCTGAAATGAGCACAAATTTGGGTGGGTCCTCCCATAGGTCCCTGAGGATACGTCAGGCTGTGATTACCAACAGCGCCCTGTTATTATAGGTCCTGCACCTCCTCCTCACGCAATGAGTGTAAGAAGGCACCTGCTTACCACCTTGTGTAATTGCAGCTGTAGGATTGCAGGGGTCAGTAAAACAACCTCCAGGGAGAGAAGATATAAACCCACTGGATCTGAAGGCAGAGCTGTGGCAAAGTTGTTTATTGGTGACAACTTTGCTCATTGCCTCTTCTCTCCAAATTTCAAACTGTGCTTGCTTGACTTTtgcttgctttttgtttttttgtcttttctatCTAACTCTTACTCTCTGTGTTTGATTTTTCTCTGGTTATTTCCTGGTCTTTTCTCACTAAAGTTTACTTTATAATTTTGaggtttttcatattttctttccttgtctcttATCTCTATATTTTGCTCTGCTTGATCTTTCAGTGGTCATTTTCCTGGTCTCTAGATCTCACTCTGTGTGCTTGCTTCCTCTCTACGTGTGctccactttatttttttttgttttccctcccTTTTATTTCTGCGTGTTACGTGCTTCCTGATTAAAAAACAGAGAGTTTGTGACAAAGGCCAAAGAAATGAGGCTTTTTGATTTGCTGACTCTCCTGTTGCTTGCTGCTCCTATGGGGGAACCCACAGCCCCAGGATGTAAGCTGGAGCTCCGGGAAGTGGTGCCCTTCTCCAGCGATGGAGACTTTGTCCTAGGGGTGATATCTGCAGCTCACGCTGGCGTGGTTTACCCTGCGCTCGACTTCAGAGAGACCCCTCGGCCAGCACGCTGTGAAGAGTAAGGCATTCTGACTGGGAATTCTGTTCCAAGATAGTGATCGAGGTTCATAAACTTTGAACCAAGGGCACAAGGCCAAGCCGTGCCAGCTAAAGCTGGACATGCGTTGGAATGATTATCAACCCGGTGACTTTTAGTTTGGGTGATGTTTATCCCACCAAGTATGGCCAACATCTGGCACAACCGGGTAATTCTTTCAACATGATTTCAGATTTCTTTCCCCAGTGAAATTCCTCAGCTTAACACATTGCAATCCTGTTGCCTATCCATTACTTTGCTTGtgtaacatatctaaaaaatcaCCAGCTCTTCAGTGGAGAAAGGGAGATAAACAGGGCTATGATAGCATACGGTATAAATATACAAGAAGGCAAAATACAGAGATTTATGCAAAAGGCTCTTTAAGAAAAATGGAACTAGTAGAAGGTAAGGCCAAAATATGAAACTGATTAAGGATCAAGTTACTTTTAAAATCAAagagtaactttttttttactgtgcaggTGATAAGGCACTGCAACAGTCTATACTTGGAGCCCGTGGAAGCATTTTCCCTAAAGGAATTAAAAACTGAGTGAGGCAGGCCCTTCACTGTCAGTTGAAGCACTTGTAAGAGGGTTGGAGAACTTCCAAAGCCAACAATGAGTATCCAGTTATCCACACGGATTCTAAAAAATTGCCTCTAAATCATTGAATATAATCCATCTCTAACTGAACAACTCAGTTAGTAAATATTAACCATCAATCATTCAACAGTCATAATCAGTCATTAATCAATGCATGCACAATAACatcattatattttattaaaatatttaattcaAGTATTCAAACTCTGAATATTAACCATAAGTCAATCAAAGATCAATCAAAGTAGTTATTAGTCAGAGATTTAAATGTTGCATGAACCTTTGCTTATATGAAATCTCTATAAGACAACAGGCCTATGAGGACCAGAAATATTTGGCCTATATTGGGTTCCATAAAAAGATTTCATGTTTAATGAAATGGTATCTTCCAAATAGTAAAGCATGGTGAAGGAAGACTGGTTTATTCCTAACAGATTTCAGACCCGGTATTACCGTGACATATTGGCCATCATGTTTGCCATCGAAGAAATTAACCAGAGCGATCATCTGCTGCCAAACCACACATTGGGTTTCCATATCTTGGACTCTTGTTTTTCGGAGGTAAACGCACTCCAGGACACTCTGCTGCAATTGTCTGGGGGGAACCTAATGCTCCCGAATTATAAGTGCGAGGCTCACCCTGCCCTGGTAGGAATCCTCGGGGAGGTCATCTCTGCAGTGTCGATGGTCATGGCCAGGATACTAGGAGTTTACAGGATCCCACAGGTATGAAATTCCTCTTCGCTCTCTATTAACGACCCAGTGGGTTAATACTTGACCCCATTTCATCTGCACAGTTTTAGTTTTTTCCCTCACTGCATTTATGGACTTCCACAtccttattttcaaagggaaactggaGCTACAAGTTCTTAGATCCAATGTGCCAAAAAACACAGGACAGACTAAGACTCTCCAGATGAAATGAAAACGCTTAAGGCAGCATTCATTATGCAAAGTAACAAAGAAGATCCCTTCATTGCCCCATTCTTAATGCTTGGACCAAATGAAAGCTTCCAAAGGGGAAAAGGAACAATGCCATTGTGATTCTCTTTACCCAACTGCAAttggtcacacagagagtcagaggTACAGATGGACATTAGATAAAGGGATTCACCCGGGATTGTACAGAGAAAGTCAAGGGCAAAGCTGGGCTGAGAAGTGAAGCACAGAtagataaagtgacttgcatGACAGAACCCCCATTAGGACTGAGGCATGTAGAGTAAATAATCTAAAATGGCGGGGTGAGGTGGGGGAATGGTAGAGTGGTGTTTAAACATAAACTCAACTAGATCATAACTCTTGCTTGTAAACTCCATAAGGTAAATTCCATTAGGTGTACGAGTCCCCTCTTTTATCCCTTTAGGATGATAAAACTGGCCACACTGGGACAACAACCATGCATACTTCTCACTCATGGAGCTCTGCGCCAGTTTCCAAAGTGAAAGAATGCCCGTACTTTAGTTCTGGAACTTGCAGCTGGTACAAAGAGCTTGCATTCCCTTCATCCTGCTTTTTGCTATCTGTAGATTTTTATGTTTTGCTGGAAACGTACACagaaagaatggaaaaaatgTCATCTACGCATGTATTTTCCCTCCCCCATTTGAAGCAGATCCCTGGAAATGTCTCCCAACAATGCCAGCTAAAAGTCCCAACGTGAGGACTTTCAGTTGCGTTGAGGGAGAGGCAATTTCTTTCTTTATCGGTGttaatcactttgaaaattgtctttccCCTGCATTCCTTGATCCCTTCACCACTGCCCACTCAAGCTCCTGCTCTTTGTGAGGCTTCTAAATAGTGCCAAAGATACAAGACACGTTGCCTGGTTTCTGATGGTGGGGTTTGAATGCCCTTCCAGGTGTCATATAAATATTAAGCTCCTCAGCACAAAAGTTAAAAAGCTTTCCAAGGTTATCCCCTCTGGTGAAGTAATATTTTGCCTTTTATTCTTTCTGTACTTTCCAAGAACCTATacaggggtggggagtgggggtggcGTTGTTTCCAAAGGCTGCAACGTCCTTAAAGGTAGAAGATGCAGCAGATAGCTATGAAAGATAGCAGTCTACCTACAGTTGTTTAAAGCCGGTGCATTCAATTATATTTTTCTCTCCTCTTGCCCTGCTCCTCTAATTTAAAAGGGGGACTGGTCCACTTCAAATTATTAACCGACAGTGGGATCCTTGAATAAGACGGTGAACGCTTCGCCCTCAATCAACCCCTAATGGCGCTTTGACATTCTAGCTACTTTTAGCAGCGTAGCGCCCTCTTGGCAGCAGTGAAAATATCTGGGCTTCCTTATCCCATAACACTATTGTCACTGCGCCCTGGACGTATTCTTCCCTATGGATAGTTTACTCACTAGACCTGATGTGGAGTGATGAACTCTGTCCACAGATTTGTCTTAGGACCTCCAGCTCCCTCCACCTCTCCAACCTCTTTTGCCTTCAGCATTCAGAAAAGTAACCGACCTTTAGCTCCTTTCTTCTCTTGGCAGAGAAGAACTCTCTTTTGATCCTCTCCCTTTTCTGGTCTGGGGAAGAGCTAACCACTTTCATTGAAAAGAAAACCTCTGCATGCTTTCTGCTGGGCTGGCAGAAAACACTTCCTACCAATGTTTTTGCCCCACTAGGCACATTCCAGCCACTTCACAGTTTGAATTTAACCATGGTCTGGAGCATGTTCAATGGGGAGAAAGATGTCGGCAGTCTCCCCATACCCCTTAGAGGGAGCACCGCTTAATTCACAGCCAGAGGGGTACACACACCTATGCTAATACCAGTCTAAATTTAGGGAATAGATTATGCTACTAACCGGTTTCAGGACTAGACTAAATACATTTCAGGGTTACATATACAAATGGGATGATGGAAATTTTTCTCTTTATAGATAAGCTTCTCAGCGCAGCACCCAATGCTGAGTGATAAACTCCAGTTCCCATCCTTCCTACGCACCTTCCCCG
The DNA window shown above is from Rhinatrema bivittatum chromosome 19, aRhiBiv1.1, whole genome shotgun sequence and carries:
- the LOC115080328 gene encoding vomeronasal type-2 receptor 26-like, which translates into the protein MSTAWVCNWCISSTSDTTECWTCPDDHWPNEIRDKCLPKVIEFLSYQQPLGATLAIVAVVLCFVTIFILLIFCRFRDTPIVKANNRGLSYLLLCTLMLCFLSSLTFVGLPMKFTCIARQPAFGFIFTVSVSCILAKTIMVVIAFKAVNPRNHLRKWVGPKIPNLIVIFCSFIQLAICTYWISSHPSFPEKNSRSESGKIIIECNDGMTILFYCMLGYMGFLAIISFIVAFLARTLPDSFNEAKFITFSMLVFVSVWLSFIPAYLSTQGKNMVAVEIFAILSSGAGLLFLIFLPKCYIILLRPEMNTKEHFQGKKMQHEKKV